From the Paenibacillus sp. R14(2021) genome, the window AACAGACGCGAGGCCAATTATCCGTTTATTATTATCGCCGGGGTTCGGCGGCAAGCCTGCTGACGGCCGCCGATTTGGACCCTGCTTATATCGCAAGCGGAAATATCCTTCATATTACAGGCATCACGCCAGCTCTAAGTCCAACCTGCGCAGAGGCGGTGTTCGAAGCCGTAAGAATTGCGAAGGCGGCGGGCGTGAAAGTAAGCTTTGATCCCAATATGAGGTTCAAGCTGTGGACATCCGAGCAAGCGAGGCCGGTTTTTCTCGCGTTGGCCGAGCAGGCCGATTATTTCTTGCCTGGTTACGATGAACTGAAGCTGATGTACGGCAGCGATCAAGAGGATGAATTATTGGAGCATGTCAGAGCGCTTCCGGGAACAACCGTGATTAAGAGCATCGCGAATCATAATCTGCTGCTGTCGCGGGATGAAGAAATCCGCATTCCCTTCGAATCCGTTGAACGGGTCGTGGATACCGTGGGCGCGGGCGATGCGTTTACCGGCGGTTTCCTAGCAGGAATCACGAAAGGATTGTCGCTCGAGGATGCCGTACGTCTTGGCGGACTTGCCGGCGCGCTTACCGTTCAGCAAGAAGGAGACTGGGAGGCCTTGCCCTTCTGGAAAGAAGTGGATCAACTTTTGGCCGGTTCAGGGTCTATCGAACGATAAAGAGATGAAGTAGGAGCAGGATGTCCATCTTCATCTTCCAGGCGGCGTGGGACGAGTTCCGATCGCCAAGATGCTCATTTCCAAGAAATGCTCAAGACGCCCCCGCTCGGCCTGCTGTTCTGCCAAGGCCAGTTCACGACCGATTGGGGCGTAATGGGCGCGGTGATGACGACGACCTTAAGGCTGCCGATGCTGCGGCTCTATTTGCTGTTCAGCGAGTAGGTCGAGAATGCGCTAGATCGCCGG encodes:
- a CDS encoding sugar kinase translates to MTPTRHLDVVTFGESMGLFFPEGGGGLNQGRTIMQSFGGAESNVAIALARLGCKPGWFGLLGEDPLGHAIHRTIRGEGVDVSQVRFVEEAPTGLMLREQTRGQLSVYYYRRGSAASLLTAADLDPAYIASGNILHITGITPALSPTCAEAVFEAVRIAKAAGVKVSFDPNMRFKLWTSEQARPVFLALAEQADYFLPGYDELKLMYGSDQEDELLEHVRALPGTTVIKSIANHNLLLSRDEEIRIPFESVERVVDTVGAGDAFTGGFLAGITKGLSLEDAVRLGGLAGALTVQQEGDWEALPFWKEVDQLLAGSGSIER